One segment of Agromyces albus DNA contains the following:
- a CDS encoding anthranilate synthase component I: MADATTRFEDFTALLAGRRVVPVVRELFADGETPVGIYRKLAGGRPGTFLLESAEQGGIWSRYSFVGVSSYGVLTQRDDDIEWLDYGLPAERALGDAAGLAPLAALEALYERWRTEDVPGAPPLTGGLVGFIGWEAIRQIERLPNRPPAEFSMPGQAFAFVSELVVIDHRTGTVQLIASTLNDDVDAPERLWADAQERLDRMQRDLSRPSEAWLAEIDLTRAADPVHRTEKADFLAAVERSKEYIREGDIFQVVISQRFEQEATAHPIDVYRVLRSLNPSPYMYLLHLEDTTGESYWIVGSSPEALVKVQDGRVFTHPIAGSKPRGATPEEDADLEAELIADPKEQAEHLMLVDLARNDLAKVCTAGSVEVTEFMRVERFSHIMHLVSSVEGDLTPGANAVDVFRAAFPAGTLSGAPKPRALEIIDELEPAQRGLYGGVVGYFGFGGDADLAIAIRTATIAGGVARVQAGGGLVADSDPESEFRESQNKAAAPLRAVAVANAMRRVEP; this comes from the coding sequence ACACCGGTGGGCATCTACCGCAAGCTCGCGGGCGGCCGGCCCGGCACCTTCCTCCTCGAGTCCGCCGAGCAAGGCGGCATCTGGTCGAGGTACTCGTTCGTCGGCGTCTCGTCGTACGGGGTGCTCACCCAGCGCGACGACGACATCGAGTGGCTCGACTACGGACTCCCGGCCGAGCGCGCGCTCGGCGATGCCGCCGGCCTTGCGCCCCTCGCCGCCCTCGAGGCGCTCTACGAGCGGTGGCGCACCGAAGACGTTCCGGGCGCGCCCCCGCTGACCGGAGGACTCGTGGGGTTCATCGGCTGGGAGGCGATCCGCCAGATCGAGCGCCTGCCGAACCGGCCTCCCGCCGAGTTCTCGATGCCGGGCCAGGCGTTCGCCTTCGTCTCCGAGCTCGTCGTCATCGACCATCGCACCGGGACCGTGCAACTCATCGCCTCGACCCTCAACGACGACGTCGATGCTCCAGAGCGGCTCTGGGCCGACGCGCAGGAGCGCCTCGACCGGATGCAGCGCGACCTCTCGCGGCCGTCAGAGGCCTGGCTCGCCGAGATCGACCTCACTCGCGCCGCCGATCCGGTGCATCGCACCGAGAAGGCCGACTTCCTCGCTGCCGTCGAGCGGTCGAAGGAGTACATCCGCGAGGGTGACATCTTCCAGGTGGTCATCTCGCAGCGCTTCGAGCAGGAGGCGACGGCGCATCCGATCGACGTGTACCGGGTGCTCCGCAGCCTGAACCCGAGCCCCTACATGTACCTCTTGCACCTCGAAGACACGACCGGGGAGTCGTACTGGATCGTCGGCTCGTCACCCGAGGCGCTCGTGAAGGTGCAGGACGGACGCGTGTTCACGCATCCGATCGCCGGTTCGAAGCCGCGCGGAGCGACACCCGAGGAAGACGCCGACCTCGAAGCCGAGCTCATCGCCGACCCCAAGGAGCAGGCCGAGCACCTCATGCTCGTCGACCTCGCGCGCAACGACCTCGCGAAGGTGTGCACGGCGGGCTCCGTCGAAGTGACCGAGTTCATGCGGGTCGAGCGGTTCAGCCACATCATGCACCTCGTCTCCTCGGTCGAGGGCGACCTCACACCCGGCGCGAACGCCGTCGACGTGTTCCGGGCCGCCTTCCCGGCGGGCACGCTCTCGGGCGCGCCGAAACCGCGGGCTCTCGAGATCATCGACGAGCTCGAACCAGCGCAACGCGGCCTCTACGGGGGAGTGGTGGGCTACTTCGGGTTCGGGGGAGACGCCGATCTCGCGATCGCCATCCGCACGGCGACCATCGCGGGCGGCGTCGCTCGGGTGCAAGCAGGCGGCGGGCTCGTCGCAGACTCGGACCCCGAGTCCGAGTTCCGCGAGTCGCAGAACAAGGCCGCCGCTCCGCTTCGAGCCGTCGCGGTCGCCAACGCGATGCGACGGGTGGAGCCGTGA